The following proteins are encoded in a genomic region of Topomyia yanbarensis strain Yona2022 unplaced genomic scaffold, ASM3024719v1 HiC_scaffold_17, whole genome shotgun sequence:
- the LOC131694850 gene encoding uncharacterized protein LOC131694850, with translation MFNSNMKRALWPIIASVNDLPPNLRFLRKNALVVGLWLHKGEPDLDVFMKPFLITLQQLYSDELQVGSIQVPTIRTVACCVDTMARCKLQKFKQFNGYDGCSFCLHPGHTTRHQVKYGYLEEVQTRNYKDTLRAMSVSISRTMPINGVKGVSSVILIPSFDIVNQCPVDFIHSVLLGVVKQLCRIWFEKPSTSYYIKNKLHCIDSSLCGIHPFTEASRTTRKISERNTWKANEWLQWLLHFSSICLKPYLPNEQYKHHRVLVTSIAQLLQPNLSENTLNACDIQLKKYVKDFEIFYSIDEMNYNVHLLLHIVQCCKNFGPLWAFSLFFYEDINGVLKKYAKGPKEPLIQIANRYTMSHARYYSVVYTKTSIYELFF, from the coding sequence ATGTTCAACTCTAATATGAAGCGAGCTTTGTGGCCCATAATTGCTTCAGTGAATGACTTGCCACCCAACTTGCGTTTCCTGAGGAAAAATGCACTTGTTGTTGGGTTGTGGCTTCATAAAGGAGAACCTGACTTGGATGTGTTCATGAAACCATTTCTCATAACACTGCAACAGCTCTACTCGGATGAGCTTCAAGTTGGATCAATTCAAGTACCCACAATTAGGACCGTAGCATGCTGTGTTGATACAATGGCTCGCTGCAAACTACAAAAATTCAAGCAATTTAATGGATACGATGGATGTAGTTTCTGTTTGCACCCTGGTCATACAACCCGACATCAAGTGAAGTATGGATACCTTGAAGAAGTACAGACACGTAACTATAAAGATACGTTGCGCGCCATGTCCGTCAGCATTTCCCGAACCATGCCGATAAACGGAGTTAAAGGTGTATCATCTGTAATACTCATACCGTCGTTCGATATTGTAAATCAATGTCCAGTCGATTTTATACACAGTGTTTTACTGGGAGTTGTTAAACAGTTATGTAGGATATGGTTCGAGAAACCGAGTACATCATATTACATTAAAAATAAGCTTCATTGTATCGATAGTTCATTATGCGGCATCCATCCTTTCACTGAAGCTTCCAGGACGACAAGGAAAATAAGCGAACGCAACACATGGAAAGCCAACGAATGGTTGCAATGGTTGTTACACTTTAGTTCTATTTGTTTGAAACCGTATTTACCCAACGAACAGTATAAACATCATAGAGTACTTGTTACATCAATAGCTCAACTGCTTCAGCCTAATTTATCAGAGAATACTCTAAACGCATGCGATATACAGTTGAAAAAGTACGTgaaagattttgaaatattttactcGATTGATGAAATGAATTACAACGTTCACTTACTTTTACACATCGTTCAATGTTGTAAAAACTTTGGCCCACTTTGGGCCTTTTCGTTGTTCTTTTATGAAGATATTAATGgagttctaaaaaaatatgcCAAAGGTCCTAAAGAACCATTAATTCAAATCGCAAATCGGTATACCATGTCACATGCACGCTATTATTCAGTCGTATACACtaaaacctccatttacgaactctttttttaa